The following coding sequences are from one Apus apus isolate bApuApu2 chromosome 10, bApuApu2.pri.cur, whole genome shotgun sequence window:
- the PAQR5 gene encoding membrane progestin receptor gamma isoform X2 — protein sequence MLSLKLPRLLSINQVPKGYQEQGILFGYRPPRSSAADCLLSVFQMTNETLNIWTHFVPAWYFVWTLVGRLRGQWGQEDPHSWPLLAYLLTCCIYPLASSCAHTFSTMSTRARHICYFFDYAALSMYSLGSALAYSAYVFPAEWVGSTFHHCYVPVAVFNTLVSTSLSCYSRFLEVERPRLSKASRTLAFMYPYLFDTIPLFYRLYQCTAQSCSEAAILLHYRHTGFAFLTCFIFASRLPESLAPGHFDYIGREVPALPRATGTTRSASRRGRGAGDRRSPGDTDVLVTRSDQQPRLLGEGIIKALPGAP from the exons ATGCTGAGCCTCAAGTTACCCCGGCTGCTCAGCATCAACCAAGTGCCTAAG GGGTACCAGGAGCAGGGGATCCTCTTTGGGTATCGCCCCCCAAGGAGCTCAGCAGCTGACTGCCTCCTCAGTGTCTTCCAAATGACAAATGAGACCCTAAATATCTGGACACATTTTGTGCCTGCCTG GTACTTTGTGTGGACCCTGGTggggcggctgcgggggcaGTGGGGCCAGGAGGACCCCCACTCCTGGCCCCTCCTCGCTTACCTGCTGACCTGCTGCATCTACCCCCTGGCCTCCAGCTGTGCCCACACCTTCAGCACCATGTCCACCCGTGCCCGCCACATCTGCTACTTCTTTGACTACGCGGCGCTCAGCATGTACAGCCTGG ggtCTGCGCTGGCGTACTCGGCTTACGTCTTCCCAGCGGAATGGGTGGGCAGCACCTTCCACCACTGCTATGTCCCTGTGGCTGTGTTCAACACCCTTGTCAGCACCAGCCTGTCCTGCTATTCCAG GTTTCTGGAGGTGGAGAGGCCCAGGCTCAGCAAGGCTTCCCGCACCCTGGCCTTCATGTACCCCTACCTCTTCGACACCATCCCTCTGTTCTACAGG CTGTACCAGTGCACGGCGCAGAGCTGCTCGGAGGCCGCCATCCTGCTGCACTACAGACACACCGGGTTTGCCTTCCTCACCTGCTTCATCTTCGCCAGCCGCCTGCCCGAGAGCCTGGCGCCCGGGCACTTCGACTACATCG ggagagaagtgCCAGCGCTCCCCAGAGCAACAGGCACCACCAGGTCTGCCTCACGGAGGGGTCGGGGGGCCGGTGACCGCCGGTCACCTGGTGACACAGACGTCCTGGTCACCAGGTCAGACCAACAGCCAAGACTCCTTGGTGAAGGAATCATTAAGGCTCTCCCAGGGGCTCCCTAA
- the PAQR5 gene encoding membrane progestin receptor gamma isoform X1 produces MLSLKLPRLLSINQVPKGYQEQGILFGYRPPRSSAADCLLSVFQMTNETLNIWTHFVPAWYFVWTLVGRLRGQWGQEDPHSWPLLAYLLTCCIYPLASSCAHTFSTMSTRARHICYFFDYAALSMYSLGSALAYSAYVFPAEWVGSTFHHCYVPVAVFNTLVSTSLSCYSRFLEVERPRLSKASRTLAFMYPYLFDTIPLFYRLYQCTAQSCSEAAILLHYRHTGFAFLTCFIFASRLPESLAPGHFDYIGHSHQVFHVCGILGTHFQMEAIMMDMAQRRDRLLLPTPLLPSSLQTLCSMGICVATSLAVIGLCSLSLRFMPEPLQREKPHGH; encoded by the exons ATGCTGAGCCTCAAGTTACCCCGGCTGCTCAGCATCAACCAAGTGCCTAAG GGGTACCAGGAGCAGGGGATCCTCTTTGGGTATCGCCCCCCAAGGAGCTCAGCAGCTGACTGCCTCCTCAGTGTCTTCCAAATGACAAATGAGACCCTAAATATCTGGACACATTTTGTGCCTGCCTG GTACTTTGTGTGGACCCTGGTggggcggctgcgggggcaGTGGGGCCAGGAGGACCCCCACTCCTGGCCCCTCCTCGCTTACCTGCTGACCTGCTGCATCTACCCCCTGGCCTCCAGCTGTGCCCACACCTTCAGCACCATGTCCACCCGTGCCCGCCACATCTGCTACTTCTTTGACTACGCGGCGCTCAGCATGTACAGCCTGG ggtCTGCGCTGGCGTACTCGGCTTACGTCTTCCCAGCGGAATGGGTGGGCAGCACCTTCCACCACTGCTATGTCCCTGTGGCTGTGTTCAACACCCTTGTCAGCACCAGCCTGTCCTGCTATTCCAG GTTTCTGGAGGTGGAGAGGCCCAGGCTCAGCAAGGCTTCCCGCACCCTGGCCTTCATGTACCCCTACCTCTTCGACACCATCCCTCTGTTCTACAGG CTGTACCAGTGCACGGCGCAGAGCTGCTCGGAGGCCGCCATCCTGCTGCACTACAGACACACCGGGTTTGCCTTCCTCACCTGCTTCATCTTCGCCAGCCGCCTGCCCGAGAGCCTGGCGCCCGGGCACTTCGACTACATCG GGCACAGCCACCAAGTGTTCCACGTCTGCGGGATCCTGGGCACGCACTTCCAGATGGAGGCCATCATGATGGACATGGCCCAGCGCCGCGACCGGCTCCTCCTGCCCActcccctgctgccctcctccctgcagaCCCTCTGCTCCATGGGGATCTGCGTGGCCACCAGCTTGGCTGTCatcgggctctgctccctgtccctgcgCTTCATGCCGGAGCctctgcagagagagaagcCCCACGGGCACTAG